One Myxococcaceae bacterium JPH2 DNA window includes the following coding sequences:
- the kdpF gene encoding K(+)-transporting ATPase subunit F, with the protein MMFEYVAGAALAVLLAGYLVFALLRPEHF; encoded by the coding sequence ATGATGTTTGAATATGTCGCGGGCGCGGCGCTCGCGGTGCTGTTGGCTGGCTATCTCGTCTTCGCCCTGCTCCGTCCCGAGCACTTCTAG
- a CDS encoding siderophore-interacting protein, translated as MASGKALLGSVLGRFLFRSARITEVEELAPRFRRLTCMGAGLVGVPWTPGDKVQVFLPSVGMRTYTPLSWDASTGTTRLLVYVHGDSPGARWGREAKVGDVCQFLGPRSSIDGASLTARAVLFGDETSFAVAHALRHTRRAQALRCVFEVSDPVASANVLQRLGVEHADCVPREAGDGHLELLSAQLRDALLALPEADLVLTGRAQAIQAMRARLREEGLARPGRNKAYWSEGKAGLD; from the coding sequence ATGGCATCGGGCAAGGCCCTCTTGGGCAGCGTCCTGGGACGGTTTCTCTTTCGCAGCGCGCGCATCACCGAGGTGGAGGAACTCGCGCCTCGGTTTCGTCGGTTGACGTGCATGGGGGCGGGGCTGGTCGGCGTGCCCTGGACGCCAGGGGACAAGGTCCAGGTGTTCCTGCCCTCGGTGGGCATGCGGACCTACACGCCGCTGTCGTGGGACGCGTCCACCGGGACCACGCGGCTGCTCGTGTATGTCCATGGCGACTCGCCCGGCGCCCGGTGGGGCCGTGAGGCGAAGGTGGGGGATGTCTGCCAATTCCTCGGGCCTCGCTCCTCCATCGACGGCGCGAGCCTGACCGCCCGCGCGGTGCTCTTCGGGGACGAGACGTCCTTCGCGGTGGCCCATGCGCTGCGCCACACCCGGCGCGCCCAGGCGCTTCGCTGCGTGTTCGAGGTATCCGACCCCGTGGCGAGCGCGAATGTCCTCCAGCGGCTCGGCGTGGAGCATGCGGACTGCGTCCCGCGCGAGGCCGGGGATGGCCACCTGGAGTTGCTCTCTGCGCAGCTCCGCGACGCGCTCCTGGCGCTGCCGGAGGCGGACCTGGTCCTGACCGGGCGGGCCCAGGCCATCCAGGCCATGCGCGCCCGGCTGCGCGAGGAGGGGCTCGCTCGGCCGGGGAGGAACAAGGCTTACTGGTCCGAGGGCAAGGCCGGCCTGGACTGA
- a CDS encoding peptidoglycan-binding protein, with product MSRKHIVLQGESLSEISLRYGFADWKQVYNHADNAGLRHLRPDPNVLFPGDEVAIPALQQKERPVETGATRRFTVKAPPRVLRLKLLDEQGQPLAGAPYELIMQGQSPMGGIVPGNGILELSIPLIGREGQFTVGDRTFVLKLGHRNPLRDSPDGGLSGARVRLENLGYAVPGPKDTLDAAMRVALATFQADHGLEVNGELSAETLDKLHEAHGS from the coding sequence ATGTCCCGAAAACACATTGTCCTGCAAGGAGAGTCGCTCTCGGAGATCTCCCTTCGCTACGGCTTCGCGGACTGGAAACAGGTCTACAACCATGCTGACAACGCCGGCCTGCGGCACCTTCGGCCGGACCCCAACGTGCTGTTCCCCGGCGACGAGGTAGCCATCCCCGCCCTTCAACAAAAGGAACGGCCCGTCGAAACGGGGGCGACGCGTCGATTCACGGTGAAGGCTCCGCCGCGAGTGCTTCGGCTCAAGTTGTTGGATGAGCAGGGGCAGCCGCTGGCGGGTGCGCCCTATGAACTCATCATGCAGGGACAGTCGCCCATGGGTGGAATCGTCCCGGGCAATGGCATCCTGGAACTTTCCATCCCGCTGATTGGCCGTGAGGGACAGTTCACGGTGGGCGATCGCACATTCGTGTTGAAACTCGGACATCGCAACCCGCTGCGTGACAGTCCAGATGGCGGGCTCTCGGGGGCCCGTGTCCGGCTTGAGAATCTGGGCTATGCCGTACCTGGACCCAAGGACACACTGGATGCCGCGATGCGCGTAGCACTCGCCACCTTCCAGGCGGACCATGGCCTCGAGGTCAATGGTGAGTTGAGCGCGGAGACACTCGACAAGCTACACGAGGCCCATGGAAGTTAG
- a CDS encoding porin yields the protein MSPFDFSALLSSLLLSQTESPSALSRLTVEGGVDTYFGYNFNRPADAANFIPGTGTTAKRHDEASINLASLGVSLAPEPVGFKVLLGFGTGMEVLHLAEPSGTDVGPEVWRHVQQASLSFVTGALTLEAGIYPSHIGLESFQSQLNWTYTRSWMGELSPYYQTGVKGTWKFNDAWSAQLHLINGWQTIGENNHGKAVGTQVAYSGERLSASFNTFIGNEGSGDAQGLRLFGDLVATYKVTDALSVAASVDVGRQARPEQDAALWYAAGVNARVKLAEAVALAARAEVYRDRDGLLSGTAQTLAEGTLTLEVKPAEHLTLKLEARHDRSTEDVFAGRETTVDGAPILKPHETLVVAGAVAYF from the coding sequence ATGTCCCCCTTCGACTTCTCAGCCCTTCTCTCCAGTCTCCTGCTGTCCCAGACCGAGTCCCCCTCGGCCCTCTCGCGGCTCACCGTGGAGGGCGGGGTGGACACCTACTTCGGCTACAACTTCAACCGCCCGGCGGATGCCGCGAACTTCATCCCCGGCACGGGCACCACCGCCAAGCGCCACGACGAGGCCTCCATCAACCTCGCCTCGCTGGGGGTGAGCCTCGCCCCCGAGCCGGTGGGCTTCAAGGTGCTGCTCGGCTTCGGCACGGGCATGGAGGTGCTGCACCTGGCCGAGCCTTCGGGCACGGACGTGGGCCCCGAGGTGTGGCGCCACGTGCAGCAGGCCTCGCTGTCGTTCGTCACGGGGGCGCTGACGCTGGAGGCGGGCATCTACCCCAGCCACATCGGGCTGGAGTCCTTTCAATCCCAGCTCAACTGGACCTACACGCGCTCGTGGATGGGGGAGTTGTCGCCCTATTACCAGACGGGCGTGAAGGGCACCTGGAAGTTCAATGACGCATGGAGCGCGCAGCTCCACCTCATCAATGGCTGGCAGACCATCGGCGAGAACAACCACGGCAAGGCCGTGGGCACGCAGGTGGCGTACTCGGGCGAGCGGCTCTCCGCGTCGTTCAACACGTTCATCGGCAACGAGGGCTCCGGCGACGCGCAAGGGCTGCGCCTCTTCGGTGACCTGGTGGCCACGTACAAGGTGACGGACGCGCTCAGCGTGGCCGCCTCGGTGGACGTGGGGCGGCAGGCACGGCCCGAGCAGGACGCGGCGCTGTGGTACGCGGCGGGCGTCAACGCGCGGGTGAAGCTGGCCGAGGCCGTGGCGCTGGCCGCGCGCGCCGAGGTGTACCGGGACCGCGACGGCCTGCTCAGCGGCACGGCGCAGACGCTGGCCGAGGGCACGCTCACGCTGGAGGTGAAGCCCGCCGAACACCTCACCCTCAAGCTGGAGGCGCGGCACGACCGCTCGACGGAGGATGTCTTCGCGGGGCGAGAGACCACTGTCGACGGCGCGCCCATCTTGAAGCCCCACGAGACGCTCGTGGTGGCGGGCGCCGTCGCCTACTTCTGA
- the kdpA gene encoding potassium-transporting ATPase subunit KdpA, with amino-acid sequence MTLMGWLQILLFFALVLALTKPLGGYLFRVFEGEHQPLPRVLGPVERVLLRLCGADARQEQTWTQYTVAMLAFSLLSMLGTYAIQRLQHVLPLNPQGLPAVGPELAFNTAASFTANTNWQSYAGESTMSYLSQMMGLAWHNFVSAAVGAGVALALARGFTRRPGPAGQKTLGNFWVDLIRATLYVLLPICFVYALFLVSQGVLQNFAPYRELMTMEGVKQTLAMGPVASQEAIKMLGTNGGGFFNANSAHPFENPTPLTNLVEMLSIFAIPAALTYTYGKMAGDTRQGWALFAAMSILFFAGVTAAYAAESQANPALVASGVAQDGNMEGKELRFGVCGSALFATVTTDASCGAVNSMHDSFTALGGLVPLVNMQLGEVIFGGVGAGLYGILIMVVLAVFIAGLMVGRTPEYLGKKIEAKEMKLAMLYVLIFPLVILGLSAVAAVIPQGLSSLNNAGPHGLSEILYAFTSGTANNGSAFAGLNANTPFWNISLGVAMLAGRFLMMVPALAIAGSMVGKKVVAAGPGTFPTNGTLFTGLLVSVVLIVGALTFFPALSLGPIVEHFLGAAGKAF; translated from the coding sequence ATGACTTTGATGGGTTGGTTGCAGATTCTGTTGTTCTTCGCGCTCGTGCTGGCGCTGACGAAGCCGCTGGGCGGCTATCTCTTCCGTGTGTTCGAGGGAGAGCACCAGCCCCTGCCGCGCGTGCTGGGGCCGGTGGAGCGCGTGCTCCTGCGGCTGTGCGGCGCGGACGCTCGGCAGGAGCAGACCTGGACGCAATACACCGTGGCGATGCTGGCGTTCAGCCTGCTCAGCATGCTCGGGACGTATGCCATTCAGCGGCTCCAGCACGTGTTGCCGCTCAACCCGCAGGGCTTGCCGGCGGTGGGGCCCGAGCTGGCCTTCAACACGGCCGCCAGCTTCACGGCCAACACCAATTGGCAGTCCTACGCGGGCGAGTCGACGATGAGCTACCTGTCCCAGATGATGGGACTGGCGTGGCACAACTTCGTCTCCGCGGCGGTGGGCGCGGGCGTGGCGCTGGCCCTGGCGCGAGGCTTCACCCGCCGGCCCGGCCCCGCGGGACAGAAGACGCTGGGCAACTTCTGGGTGGACCTCATCCGCGCCACGCTCTACGTGCTCTTGCCCATCTGCTTCGTCTACGCGCTGTTCCTGGTGTCGCAGGGCGTGCTCCAGAACTTCGCGCCCTATCGGGAGTTGATGACCATGGAGGGCGTGAAGCAGACGCTCGCCATGGGCCCGGTGGCGTCTCAGGAAGCCATCAAGATGCTGGGCACCAACGGCGGCGGCTTCTTCAACGCCAACAGCGCGCACCCGTTCGAGAACCCCACGCCGCTCACCAACCTGGTGGAGATGCTCTCCATCTTCGCCATCCCCGCGGCGCTCACGTACACGTACGGGAAGATGGCGGGAGACACGCGGCAGGGCTGGGCCCTGTTCGCGGCCATGTCCATCCTCTTCTTCGCGGGCGTGACGGCCGCGTACGCCGCCGAGTCCCAGGCCAACCCCGCGCTGGTGGCCTCGGGCGTCGCGCAGGACGGCAACATGGAGGGCAAGGAGCTGCGCTTCGGCGTGTGCGGCTCGGCCCTCTTCGCCACCGTCACCACGGACGCCTCGTGCGGCGCGGTGAACTCGATGCACGACAGCTTCACGGCGCTGGGCGGCCTGGTGCCCCTGGTGAACATGCAGCTGGGTGAGGTCATCTTCGGCGGCGTGGGCGCGGGCCTCTACGGCATCCTCATCATGGTGGTGCTCGCGGTCTTCATCGCGGGGCTCATGGTGGGACGCACGCCCGAGTACCTGGGGAAGAAGATTGAGGCGAAGGAGATGAAGCTCGCCATGCTGTACGTGCTCATCTTCCCGCTGGTCATCCTGGGGCTGAGCGCGGTGGCGGCGGTGATTCCGCAGGGCCTGTCCTCGCTCAACAACGCGGGCCCGCATGGCCTGTCTGAAATCCTGTATGCCTTCACGAGCGGCACGGCCAACAACGGCAGTGCCTTCGCGGGTCTCAACGCCAACACGCCCTTCTGGAACATCTCGTTGGGGGTGGCGATGCTCGCGGGTCGCTTCCTGATGATGGTTCCGGCGCTGGCCATCGCGGGCTCCATGGTGGGCAAGAAGGTCGTGGCCGCGGGCCCCGGCACCTTCCCCACCAACGGCACCTTGTTCACGGGGTTGCTCGTGAGCGTCGTCCTCATCGTGGGCGCGCTGACGTTCTTCCCTGCTCTCTCCCTCGGCCCCATCGTCGAGCACTTCCTCGGCGCGGCTGGAAAGGCTTTCTGA